One window of Lawsonibacter asaccharolyticus genomic DNA carries:
- a CDS encoding nicotinate — MKIGIYGGTFNPPHLGHLEAARTAVKVLELDKLILIPAAVPPHKALPEGTPEGAHRLAMTERMADALSMPKVAEVSRMELDREGKSYTADTLRAIRAQYPDAQLWLLMGTDMFLTLHLWHDPEVITQLAGICAFGRTEQDGEELFAPQREFLSQKYQAQIVTITLPGLVDVSSTRLRELLARGEGQEYLLPQVYGYILMNRLYGTHADLKRLELPELRACSYSMIRAKRVPHVMGVEEEAVRLAERWGGDEGMARRAAILHDCTKYLELDDQLRLCRQYGVELDELEQQAVKLLHAKTGACIARDIFGEPDEVYQAIFWHTTAKADMTLLEKIIYIADYIEPNRDFEGVEELRRLAYEDLDRALLLGVETTIQEMRDRRLPIHTNTLRARDWLREHGTKTEE, encoded by the coding sequence TCAAGGTGCTGGAGCTGGACAAGCTGATCCTGATCCCGGCGGCGGTCCCGCCCCACAAGGCCCTGCCGGAGGGGACGCCGGAGGGCGCCCACCGTCTGGCCATGACCGAGCGGATGGCGGACGCCCTATCCATGCCGAAGGTGGCGGAGGTATCCCGCATGGAGCTGGACCGGGAGGGCAAGAGCTATACCGCCGATACCCTCCGGGCCATCCGGGCTCAGTACCCGGACGCCCAGCTGTGGCTGCTTATGGGGACAGACATGTTCCTCACCCTCCACCTGTGGCACGACCCGGAGGTCATCACACAGCTGGCGGGGATCTGCGCCTTTGGCAGAACAGAGCAGGACGGAGAGGAGCTGTTCGCCCCCCAGAGGGAGTTCCTCTCCCAGAAGTATCAGGCCCAGATCGTCACCATCACCCTGCCGGGACTGGTGGATGTGTCCTCTACCCGGCTGCGGGAGCTGCTGGCCCGGGGGGAGGGACAGGAGTATCTGCTCCCCCAGGTGTACGGCTATATCCTGATGAACCGGCTGTACGGCACCCACGCGGACCTGAAGCGGCTGGAGCTTCCGGAGCTGCGGGCCTGTTCCTACTCCATGATCCGGGCCAAGCGGGTCCCACATGTTATGGGCGTGGAGGAGGAGGCGGTGCGCCTGGCCGAGCGGTGGGGCGGAGACGAGGGGATGGCCCGCCGGGCCGCTATCCTCCACGACTGCACCAAGTATCTGGAACTGGACGACCAGCTCCGCCTGTGCCGGCAGTACGGGGTGGAGCTGGATGAGCTGGAACAGCAGGCGGTGAAGCTGCTCCACGCCAAGACGGGGGCCTGTATCGCTCGGGACATTTTTGGGGAACCTGATGAGGTGTACCAGGCCATCTTCTGGCATACCACGGCCAAGGCGGACATGACCCTGCTGGAAAAGATCATCTATATCGCCGATTACATCGAGCCCAACCGGGACTTCGAGGGGGTGGAGGAGCTGCGCCGGCTGGCATATGAGGACCTGGACCGGGCCCTGCTGCTGGGGGTGGAGACCACCATCCAGGAGATGCGGGACCGCCGGCTCCCCATCCACACCAATACCCTCCGGGCCCGGGACTGGCTGAGAGAGCACGGGACAAAAACAGAGGAATGA